Proteins encoded in a region of the Triticum dicoccoides isolate Atlit2015 ecotype Zavitan chromosome 3A, WEW_v2.0, whole genome shotgun sequence genome:
- the LOC119271403 gene encoding cell number regulator 6-like: TSYVPDLLNVLGWTGLFCPCVLFGRNVQALREDIPWTRPCTCHAVCVEGGIALAILTAIFHGVDPDTSILIGEGLVCSWWICSQYTGIIREKLQKKYHLENSPCEPCIVHCCFHYCANCQEHRERKGRLAENSVVPMTVVNPPPLQEMSMAENNAPTSENEGSKAA; this comes from the exons ACCTCTTATGTGCCTGATCTTCTTAATGTGTTAGGCTGGACTGGACTATTCTGCCCCTGTGTGTTGTTTGGACGAAATGTTCAGGCCCTTAGAGAAGATATCCCATGGACAAGACCCTGCACTTGCCATGCTGTCTGTGTTGAAGGTGGCATTGCATTGGCAATTCTCACGGCTATATTCCATGGTGTTGACCCAGACACATCGATCCTGATTGGTGAAGGCCTGGTCTGCAGTTGGTGGATATGCTCTCAATATACTGGTATTATTCGTGAAAAGCTTCAGAAGAAGTATCATCTTGAG AACTCTCCATGCGAACCTTGCATAGTCCACTGCTGCTTCCACTACTGCGCGAACTGTCAGGAGCATCGTGAAAGGAAAGGCCGACTTGCAGAAAACAGTGTTGTTCCAATGACCGTTGTCAACCCACCGCCGCTGCAAGAGATGAGCATGGCTGAGAACAACGCTCCCACATCCGAGAATGAAGGGTCAAAGGCAGCATGA